tctgctaaatgccataaacgtAACTGTGATgtaaaactcacaaccttctgacacCTTTAACCACTAGGTATCATTACACTACACGTGGTGACATTAGAGTCTGATGATGAacaatgatgtaatgatgaATCCTGGCACTTCTCACCTCCTCTCCTGCGTCTGCTCGGATATAAGAGGAGTAACTGAGTGCAGTCTGTCTCAGGATCTCATCCTCCtcttcgtcctcctcctcctcctcttcctcatgaCTCCGTGCAGCAGCACCATCCAGACTGGGACTTTCTGACACATTACCGGCGAAACTGGGGCTGTGGGAGACGTTTCCGTTGCTCAGGCCTTCGCTCAGCATGGACACAGTGCTGGTGCTTTGGGACACGATCCCGCTGTCTCTGCTCACCTCTTCACTCGACTCCTCCAGCGGAGACAACACCGGCGCTCGGCCTAACCGATGCTCCATATCCGCATGCACAGATTTCCCTGTATGCCTGTGGAACGCAGTTAAATCTCCTTTAGGCTAAAGATGTTATTTCCGCATTCATCATGTGACCGACTCCGACCGACTCGTACGGATCGTCGTGAGGCTCAAAAAGGCGCAAACacgttcgtttgtttgttttggttttgtattTCTGTGTCAAATCGACGTTCTGTGTCAAAATGGACACGGAAGCCACAAAATAACCAAACTActggttgtttatttattaaataacatgCATCACTTACATATACATCAGTGTTCAGTCCCTGCGGATTAATAGACTGGTCAgaacatgatgctaccaccaccatgcgcTATATATACacttgtatgtatatgtgtgtatatatatatatatagcattgtataaatatttggtCTCAAGAAAAACTCTGCGTCGAAATGGACAGAgaatatatattcacacacacacacacacacacacacacacacacacacacacacacacacacacacacacacacacacacacacacatatatcagTGTTCAGACACTGCTGATTAATAGACTGCCCAgagcatgatgctaccaccaccatgcttcactttAAACAAGGTAAAAAGCTGCACAATGTAGAGATGTTTAATCTGTAACTAGATGATGTGCTTGGAAAAAGTTCTTTTTGCTATCAGTACCTACCTTGTTTCACCATAATCACCCTAtgttgattatatatattatttggtctcaagaaaaaacatttacatttacggcatttagcagacacccttatccggaatgacttacaactgagcaactgagggttaagggccttgctcagggggccagcagtggcagcttggtggacctggggttcgaacccatgaccttccgatcagtagcccaacaccttaacccctGAGATACAACATCTATTTTACATAACCGGCGCTTGTCCGTATCAGTTCTATATGTTTGCTGTTTTACATATTAAAGTCAGGGATACGCAAGATACAAAGCTCATCTTGAAGaataaaatattctatttttctccaaaaaaataaGGAAGGGTTAATCAACAAGATAAACACAAATGCCCACAAAGAAATCATTATAAaatcaagatttttatttaaacttaaaaCTGTTgtacagaggggaaaaaacaaacaagaaaatgaaaaaaagagaaagaaaacaaaaaaaaaacaaaacaccaagaCAACGTTTAAATTTCAGAATTTCTGcagaataaatatacatttactcAGATGTGAGGTGGTTCCTGTGTGATGATGAACTCCAGTTACGACCAGCAGATGGTGACACGGATACGTACGTGAACCTGAAACAAACTATGGAATATTCAGTGGCTGGATTTCTACTGGATGAAGGAGTTCAGTTATACAGAGTCAAGTTTTTCAAAGGCACACAGGATCATGAATGGTAACATACGTGCATACATGCTGACAACACAAGCAAAGCCTCGATGTACTCATCTAAAAAACCCAGAGACACACATGACACCCGAACACACTGTTCTTTAACTAAAGGGGTGGAAAATAAACTCAACACTGATATTATTGCTCCCAGATCCATTGGTGATAAAAGTGCACGTTAAAAGACTCCACCATGAAAAAACGAAAACAAAACGAGCAAGTCAGGTGCGGATTTGTTGGTCGatgctgtgtttttattaatccTGTGAGAATTTAGCAGTTGGGTTTCACACCGATGTCACATTCATGATGTCATTATAATGagaaacaacataaaaatacaaagaatgTTAGCACAAATGCTACCTTGGACTCCCAGAATGCAATGAGACGAGCCTGACGGCGGTATCGGCATGAAAGCTGATGTGTTTAAACAGAGCTTAGAAATGAGGAAGTAAGTAAGCCAGACAGGGTAAAAGATTAAAGCGCCGCCGCAACATTGTCTTAGGTAGAGTGAACAACAGAACAACAGGTCAATCAAAGAAGTTCATCTTGGACACCAGCGAATATCACTGACTAATTATAATGATGAATATGCCTTTGGTTCAGGGAGGACTTTTCCTTTTAGCACCTGCATGTGATAGCTAAACAAGCTGAGAGAATGGACAACAGAGACTTTACACAGCTATGTCATGAGCCCGATTTTACAATTCATTAGGAGCTGAGCGACAAAAATGTGTGTCGGTTAGTCAGAAAACATAAACGCCATGTCACATGAGGGTTCAGGAACAAAAGAGGTTAAAATAgaggactgtttttttttttttttggtcacttCATAATACAGTTAGAGACTGTGAGCGCACGTATCCGAGCATACTGTAAGAAAAAGCAAAACGTCGCCGTTTCATCCTAAGATGCGTTAAGgagaatgtttaaaaagaaattgctGATGCATGACATTACAGTGGTTTATGAAATTACAGTGTATTCTCTTATGTTACCTGGAGCACACACAGGCTGCTGGAATGAAGGAGTTATAAATCCACAGAACAGAGTAGTTTAATGCTTCGCTAAAATGGTGAAACATCTTGCGATAATAACTTGTTTATTACTCCCAGAATTCCAGTGGACTGCTTGTAGTaatggaaaatgttttatatacttTACGGTATGTACGAAACCAGAACCCTTAAAGAGGTCTGAACCTTATAGAGGAGACATTTAGCAGAAAAAAGATGATATTTCTATATGAATATAAATCTTGATCTAAGTGACATTCATGGTAAATTAGTATGTAATCAGTGGCTCTGGACAAACTactaaaaagaaaagagaaaacaaagataaaaaaaaaaagagagacatgtACCAGACTATTCCCTATGCATCACCCTGACAGATAAGATAAGACACATCATTTAAGAAcaagtaaaaattcaagatgtTAAATTACATTGTACAAAAGGCTTTAAGAAAGCAGTGAAGTCGTTCCATGTCAAGTCTGTAGCCCCAGGCTGAGAAGTCTCTGATGGCGATTATATGACGCAGCACTCCTCtctcggtgtgtttgtgtgttatagAGTGATGACCATGCCGTCCTCCTCTACGCCGCCGCTGGGAAGTGACAGGCTGTGCCGAGGGTCCGTTCTCAGGCTGCTGAGGATTTTGTGCAGGCTGCCGTTGCTTTCCCTGGCATTGTTGTAAGTCGTATGATGGAGATTCAGGTCTCTGTGAAGCCTGTAGCTCAGGCTGTTATGGCCTGTTCCGTTGAGGCTGGCGTTCGAATGGAAGGAAGCCGTGGACACGACCGAGAGCGGTCGGCTTTGGGGTTTGGGAGGCGAGGCGGAGGTCAATTGAGTGGTCCGGGATGTGAGTGACGCCAGAGAGGCATTTGAATGACGAGTCTGGCGACCGATGCTGTTCTCAATGACAATGTCCGACTCCTCGTCGCTGTCCAAGTCGTCGTGGGCGTAGCTGGAGCTCACAGCGGGCATGGAGGAGGGCAGGGACTGTGTGCTGTTGATGCctgagctgctgctgctatCTGAAGACTGACCAGAACTTCCTGATGCACGACTGGCTCGCACAACATTGTTACGTTGATTAGCCGGCTTCACCGTGACGATCAAGTTGTGGCTGTTGGCGATCATCATGTCGGTCACCTGGTCCAGAGTCTTGCCCGTCACCTCTATTCCGTTGACCTCGAGAACTTCATCGTTGACGGCAAGCAGACCGGTTCCTTCAGCCAGGCCACCAGGGACCAAGCGTGAGATAAAGATACCTGGCACCTTCTCCAGGCCGTGTGATGTGACGCGTACGCTGGTGCCATCTCGGATGTAGAAACCGAGCGGTTTGTGTGAGCCGTGACGGTACAGCCTGACACGCCGGTGTGACTCGGGCACGATGTCCACGTCGATGATGGACGACACGGGCCGGAAGTCCTGAGGAAGGCCGATGCGGATGTGCGGACGCTTCCTGTTCAGATCGTTGCGCAGGGCCACGACGGGCTTTTTCTTTCGGGTCAGCGTGTTGGTCCCAAAGGTGCTGTAGTCAATTTCCTctgtgaaagaaataaaaagaagatgGTGAGGATTTTAGCATTGTTTTTAATCTGACTTTTAAATAAGAGCC
The Tachysurus fulvidraco isolate hzauxx_2018 chromosome 7, HZAU_PFXX_2.0, whole genome shotgun sequence DNA segment above includes these coding regions:
- the pard6gb gene encoding par-6 family cell polarity regulator gamma b produces the protein MNRSFNNKAQTLRHSDLDAVEVKSKYGAEFRRFSVNRVKPGKFEEFFKLIMNLHRIANMEVMIGYADVHGDLLPINNDDNFCKAVSTAHPLLRIFIQRQEEIDYSTFGTNTLTRKKKPVVALRNDLNRKRPHIRIGLPQDFRPVSSIIDVDIVPESHRRVRLYRHGSHKPLGFYIRDGTSVRVTSHGLEKVPGIFISRLVPGGLAEGTGLLAVNDEVLEVNGIEVTGKTLDQVTDMMIANSHNLIVTVKPANQRNNVVRASRASGSSGQSSDSSSSSGINSTQSLPSSMPAVSSSYAHDDLDSDEESDIVIENSIGRQTRHSNASLASLTSRTTQLTSASPPKPQSRPLSVVSTASFHSNASLNGTGHNSLSYRLHRDLNLHHTTYNNARESNGSLHKILSSLRTDPRHSLSLPSGGVEEDGMVITL